The Bos indicus x Bos taurus breed Angus x Brahman F1 hybrid chromosome 15, Bos_hybrid_MaternalHap_v2.0, whole genome shotgun sequence genome includes a window with the following:
- the LOC113905246 gene encoding olfactory receptor 9Q2-like, which translates to MPGRNATVVTEFLLTVFADHPHWGLPLFAVFLGFYLLTLLGNCGMILLIRQDRRLHTPMYFFLGHLALVDMCYSSTVVPQVLGVLLERGVVLSRARCAAQFFLFTFFASMDCYLLAIMAYDRCVAVCRPLLYVAIVTEKARWVLVAGAYAAGFSSALIRTVTAFTLSFCGNNQIDFIFCNLPPLLKLSCGDSYTQEVVIIVFAVLVMPACILIILVSYAFIVLAIVQMRSSGGRAKTFSTCASHLAAVALFFGTLIFMYLRDNSGQSSEADRVVSVLYTVVSPMLNPLIYSLRNKEVKEAVLKSLSRPKVSGRS; encoded by the coding sequence ATGCCTGGCAGGAATGCCACAGTAGTGACGGAATTCCTCTTGACGGTGTTCGCTGACCACCCCCACTGGGGGCTTCCGCTCTTCGCGGTCTTTCTGGGTTTCTACCTGCTCACTCTGCTGGGGAACTGTGGAATGATCCTCCTGATCCGCCAGGATCGCCGgctgcacacccccatgtacttcttcctcggCCACCTCGCCCTCGTGGACATGTGCTACTCGTCCACCGTCGTCCCCCAGGTGCTGGGGGTCCTGCTGGAACGCGGCGTCGTCCTCTCCAGGGCGCGCTGCGCCGCCCAGttcttcctcttcaccttcttcgCGTCCATGGACTGCTACCTCCTGGCGATCATGGCCTACGACCGCTGCGTGGCCGTGTGCCGCCCCCTGCTCTACGTCGCCATCGTGACCGAGAAGGCCCGCTGGGTTTTGGTCGCGGGGGCGTACGCGGCAGGCTTCTCCAGCGCCTTGATTCGAACAGTCACCGCCTTCACGCTCTCCTTTTGCGGGAACAACCAGATCGACTTTATTTTCTGTAACCTACCCCCTCTGTTAAAGCTCTCCTGTGGGGACAGCTACacccaggaggtggtgatcattGTGTTTGCCGTTTTGGTTATGCCCGCTTGTATCCTGATCATCTTGGTTTCCTACGCGTTCATCGTCCTGGCCATTGTGCAGATGCGCTCTTCCGGGGGCCGCGCCAAGACCTTCTCCACCTGCGCCTCCCACCTCGCTGCTGTGGCTCTCTTCTTTGGGACCCTCATCTTCATGTACCTGCGGGACAACTCGGGCCAGTCCTCGGAGGCGGACAGGGTGGTGTCGGTGCTCTACACGGTGGTGAGCCCGATGCTGAACCCTCTCATTTACAGCCTGCGGAACAAGGAGGTCAAGGAGGCGGTCCTGAAATCCCTGAGCCGACCGAAGGTTTCTGGAAGGTCCTAG